A single region of the Deinococcus seoulensis genome encodes:
- a CDS encoding carbohydrate kinase family protein, translated as MTPPGRHHPDLVILGNVNVDLIMGPLAQWPAEGEEVLVPHLRWRVGGNAGNAALACHALGTDALTLTSVGDDLAGTWLRTQFPAHAVHWLGSASPTSVTAAFSHPGSERSFVTYLGHLQNLGWPDLAPHLPPARAALLAGAFLTPRLRQEYPALLARLNAQGTAAALDFGWPDGGFTPDLRAEILNWLPSVQHLLINELEATHLTGLSTPQDAARHLATHLHPQGVVVIKCGPRGAVARQGGQEYAAGAPTVHVIDSVGAGDTWNAAYLHATLHGAGLEDALHAAVQVASRAISTEPRQFR; from the coding sequence GTGACTCCGCCCGGCCGGCATCACCCGGACCTGGTCATTCTCGGCAACGTGAACGTGGACCTGATCATGGGCCCCCTCGCGCAGTGGCCGGCCGAAGGTGAGGAGGTGCTGGTGCCGCACCTGCGCTGGAGGGTGGGCGGCAACGCCGGCAACGCGGCCCTCGCCTGTCACGCCCTTGGAACGGACGCCCTGACGCTCACCTCCGTGGGCGACGACCTCGCCGGGACGTGGCTGCGCACGCAATTCCCGGCCCACGCTGTCCACTGGCTCGGCAGCGCCTCGCCGACCTCAGTGACGGCCGCGTTCAGTCATCCAGGCAGCGAGCGCAGTTTCGTCACGTACCTCGGCCACCTGCAGAACCTCGGCTGGCCTGACCTCGCCCCGCACCTGCCACCGGCCCGCGCCGCCCTGCTGGCCGGAGCATTCCTGACCCCACGGCTCCGCCAGGAATACCCGGCCCTGCTGGCCCGCCTGAACGCGCAGGGAACCGCCGCCGCGCTCGACTTCGGATGGCCCGACGGGGGCTTCACACCAGACCTCCGCGCCGAAATCCTGAACTGGCTTCCCAGCGTGCAGCATCTGCTGATCAACGAACTGGAAGCTACGCACCTGACCGGCCTCTCCACCCCGCAGGACGCCGCTCGGCACCTCGCCACGCACCTGCACCCGCAGGGAGTCGTGGTTATCAAATGCGGACCCAGGGGGGCCGTGGCCCGTCAAGGCGGGCAGGAGTACGCCGCCGGTGCCCCTACCGTCCACGTCATCGACAGCGTGGGCGCCGGAGACACCTGGAACGCCGCGTACCTGCACGCCACCCTGCATGGAGCGGGCCTGGAAGACGCCCTGCACGCCGCTGTACAGGTGGCCTCCCGGGCCATCTCGACCGAACCCCGCCAGTTCCGCTGA